A genomic window from Labrus bergylta chromosome 7, fLabBer1.1, whole genome shotgun sequence includes:
- the LOC109984858 gene encoding ankyrin repeat and SOCS box protein 15-like isoform X2, protein MLKQTFAFVEPDSDGWLPLHRAASQPVLEVLETVLRLASQGLSLEEKTAVGGETPLTLAVKAGLVQHVKSLLVHGASPHNTNSKNETPLLLAVRAGSYKMTYMLVAHGAWVEQVCQKKWTAIHEVAKVGNEEILMLLLRNGGRVNHKDVTGVTPLAVAAEQGHFHIAEILLNCGSKVNSQACNGESVLLDAAGSGNTDCIQLLLDNGANPNLPSITGHLPIHKAAYAGHYDALKTLIPLTTKKAIKEAGQSPVHSAAMGGQSRCLELLLACGYDVNYRMSSRNSENYRDMRRSALYFAVSNGDVKCTKTLLAAGAKTDLDPLCCLLVAVRSGRYEIVKLLLAAKADVNCYFTVVSDTVFPTALQYCLKDEVMMRLLLNNGYKVESCFHCHHDDGFDALDEGEQKIPFCEFMSLCCVMHLSGIVVRTLLDYVSHVHICSKLRVLLEKQAEWTEICDILSSPRSLRHLCRLEIRRRLTLKRLNKPEIMNSHVFPPRLKSFILYQELDLYSQDPESIM, encoded by the exons ATGCTGAAACAAACCTTCGCCTTCGTAGAGCCGGACAGTGATGGCTGGCTTCCCCTCCATCGAGCAGCGTCTCAGCCCGTCCTGGAGGTTCTGGAGACTGTCCTGAGAT tggcATCTCAGGGGCTGAGTCTGGAGGAGAAGACGGCCGTTGGAGGAGAGACGCCGCTGACGCTGGCGGTTAAAGCCGGGCTTGTGCAACACGTGAAGAGCCTGCTGGTGCACGGAGCCTCACCTCACAACACCAACAGCAAGAATGAGACGCCGCTGCTGCTCG CGGTGAGGGCCGGCTCTTACAAGATGACGTACATGCTGGTCGCTCATGGCGCCTGGGTGGAGCAGGTTTGCCAGAAGAAGTGGACGGCGATTCATGAGGTGGCCAAGGTCGGCAATGAGGAAATCCTGATGCTGCTGCTCAGGAACGGCGGGCGGGTGAACCACAAGGATGTGACGGGAGTGACGCCGCTCGCTGTGGCTGCAGAACAAGGACACTTTCACATCGCTGAGATTCTACTGAACTGTG gtAGCAAGGTGAACTCTCAGGCCTGTAATGGTGAAAGCGTCCTGCTGGATGCAGCTGGATCAGGAAACACCGACTGTATTCAGCTGCTTCTGGATAACGGAGCAAACCCCAACCTGCCCAGCATCACGGGACACCTGCCCATCCACAAGGCAGCGTACGCCGGGCACTATGA TGCTCTGAAGACGCTGATTCCTCTGACGACGAAGAAGGCCATCAAAGAGGCGGGTCAGAGCCCGGTCCACTCTGCTGCAATGGGTGGTCAGAGTCGATGTTTGGAGCTCCTGTTGGCCTGCGGCTACGATGTCAACTACCGAATGAGCTCCAGAAACTCTGAAAACTACCGAGATATGAGGAGGAGCGCTTTGTACTTCGCCGTCTCCAATGGGGATGTTAAATGCACCAAAACCCTGTTGGCAGCTGGGGCGAAGACAGACCTGGATCCGCTGTGCTGCCTCCTTGTGGCGGTCAGGTCGGGGCGGTATGAGATTGTGAAGCTGCTGCTGGCGGCCAAAGCAGACGTGAACTGTTACTTCACGGTGGTTAGCGACACGGTGTTTCCTACAGCGTTGCAGTACTGCCTGAAGGACGAGGTGATGATGAGGCTGCTGCTCAATAACGGATACAAGGTTGAAAGTTGTTTTCACTGTCACCATGACGATGGTTTCGATGCCTTGGATGAGGGGGAGCAGAAAATTCCA TTCTGTGAGTTCATGAGCCTCTGCTGTGTCATGCATCTGTCCGGGATCGTTGTCCGGACTCTGCTGGACTACGTGAGCCACGTCCACATTTGCTCCAAACTCAGAGTCCTGCTGGAGAAACAGGCAGAGTGGACTGAAATATGCGACATCCTCA GCAGTCCTCGCTCCCTCAGGCACCTCTGCAGACTGGAGATCAGGAGGCGTCTGACTCTCAAGAGACTCAACAAGCCTGAAATCATGAACTCACACGTTTTCCCTCCCAGACTGAAGAGCTTCATTCTGTATCAGGAGCTCGACCTCTACAGCCAGGACCCTGAAAGCATCATGTGA
- the iqub gene encoding IQ motif and ubiquitin-like domain-containing protein has protein sequence MSEQRENTEQELKEEEDENTLTNAQPGGSTPEQPPEGDREPGHEGEEVNADRQPTDADVLEAAEDAEHQADLHEDTEQLREPQKAETVGLSGETGVQEEAETQADLPDDAEQLRERPRKENVGNSTATVKVVLVPGGHVMTVAFAIGLSIEELKRHLASELRVPAEVLHISLDGREVEEQQSLMELGVRPHGSTRMEMSSADPNTHPLRPVRPPEHDNMQDVITVRVQTGQSAFEEVVVEIERPRQQKAFLGGYKHRMTGAEYHHAAVQTLPKRRPDRGVLVFSRDTQTAEMKSQVQQCAVDVSTQMSGIGCYVSCMSDKLVAPGNYITADEYHDRRLKAVIRLQSFARRWLAQQEVRRLKSERKRRLAWLELQERRRTDEKEEQLRDRRHRWMNPQRREDFNLLFHALEKWRCEEEQQINATLRGAERKAALYSLLEQEIQLIGAIGRHRIAAQNSNYDKTVKSFLDKSAAPHQWRAADGRLIEMDTQHTIRARELKELYNNTNLSAVNQEERLHVLMTLKHTVKEHECQLTRDIVDLIDREVDLMTRGVKAASLEGLRKRISTLFLQYIKKPAFNPEAARLLKVPQNPSKLKDNMFLCGGCNRYLQSVNFRPTANARRSGRCQDCIGLENIAGPRSDVSCYKNILRRLRGDEKQINPESKIPYLLQVEDVRYLVEVIWASRSALHGSSDLFSLVFVRWERHRDWSPWNCILLSKEETSAHLEVEDIHKAYEGTFIRRIQHKHTLARRHFSQISVMAEYLDPQPATGKHITDSTPASAR, from the exons ATGTCGgagcaaagagaaaacacagagcaggagctgaaagaagaagaggatgaaaacaCGCTTACAAACGCACAACCAGGTGGGAGTACACCTGAGCAGCCtccagagggagacagagagccGGGgcatgaaggagaggaggtgaacgcTGACAGACAGCCCACAG ATGCAGATGTGCTGGAAGCTGCAGAAGATGCTGAACATCAGGCTGACCTGCATGAAGACACTGAGCAGCTTAGGGAGCCGCAGAAAGCAGAGACTGTTGGGCTGTCAGGAGAAACTg GTGTGCAGGAAGAGGCTgaaactcaggctgatctgcCGGATGATGCTGAGCAGCTTAGAGAGCGTccgagaaaagaaaatgttggaaACTCTACAGCTACAG TAAAGGTGGTGCTGGTGCCAGGGGGTCATGTGATGACTGTGGCGTTCGCCATCGGGCTCAGCATCGAGGAGCTGAAGCGTCATCTTGCCTCAGAGCTCAGAGTTCCTGCTGAGGTGCTGCACATTTCTCTGGATG gcagagaggtggaggagcagcagagccTGATGGAGCTTGGTGTCCGGCCTCACGGCTCCACCAGGATGGAGATGAGCTCAGCGGatccaaacacacacccactccGCCCCGTTCGACCGCCGGAGCATGACAACATGCAGGATGTCATCACGGTCCGAGTACAAACAG GTCAGAGCGCATttgaggaggtggtggtggagatCGAGCGTCCCCGTCAGCAGAAGGCCTTCCTGGGTGGATACAAACACCGGATGACGGGGGCGGAGTACCACCACGCTGCCGTCCAGACACTGCCGAAGAGGCGGCCTGACAGAGGAGTGCTCGTCTTCAGCCGTGACACACAG ACAGCAGAGATGAAGTCTCAGGTCCAGCAGTGTGCAGTCGACGTCTCCACCCAGATGTCCGGGATCGGCTGCTACGTCTCCTGTATGAGCGACAAGCTGGTTGCCCCGGGCAACTACATCACCGCTGACGAGTATCACGACAGGAGGCTGAAAGCT gtgaTCCGTCTGCAGTCGTTTGCTCGGCGCTGGCTGGCCCAGCAGGAGGTGAGACGGCTGAAGAGTGAACGGAAACGGCGGCTGGCCTGgctggagctgcaggagaggaggaggacggatGAGAAGGAGGAACAGTTGAGAGACCGCCGCCACCGCTGGATGAACCCGCAAAGGAGGGAGGACTTCAACCTGCTGTTTCACGCTCTAGAGA agtggCGGtgtgaggaggagcagcagattAACGCCACCCTGAGAGGAGCTGAGAGGAAGGCCGCTCTCTACTCgctgctggagcaggagatTCAGCTCATCGGCGCCATTGGACGCCATCGCATCGCCGCACAGAACAGCAACTACGACAAAACAGTCAAGAGCTTCCTGGACAAG TCTGCAGCTCCTCATCAGTGGAGAGCAGCAGACGGTCGACTGATCGAGatggacacacaacacaccatcCGAGCCAGAGAGCTGAAAGAACTTTACAACAACACCAACCTGAGCGCTGTCAACCAGGAGGAGAGACTCCACGTCCTCAtgacactcaaacacactgtgaag GAGCATGAGTGTCAGCTGACCCGGGACATCGTGGATTTGATTGACAGAGAGGTGGACCTGATGACTCGGGGGGTTAAAGCAGCCAGCTTGGAGGGACTGAGGAAGAGGATCTCCACATTGTTCCTCCAGTATATCAAAAAACCAGCATTTAACCCCGAGGCTGCCAGGCTGCTGAAG GTTCCCCAGAATCCCTCCAAGCTGAAGGACAACATGTTTCTCTGCGGCGGCTGTAATCGCTACCTACAATCTGTCAACTTTCGCCCAACTGCCAACGCCCGTCGCAGCGGTCGCTGCCAAGACTGCATTGGACTTGAAAACATAGCCGGACCCCGCAGTGACGTATCTTGCTACAAGAACATCCTGAGGAGGCTGAGAGGCGACGAGAAGCAGATCAACCCGGAATCCAAGATCCCCTACCTGCTGCAG GTGGAGGATGTGAGGTACCTGGTGGAGGTGATCTGGGCATCCCGCTCCGCCCTCCACGGCAGCAGCGACCTCTTCAGCCTTGTGTTTGTCCGCTGGGAGCGTCACAGAGACTGGAGCCCCTGGAACTGTATCCTGCTGTCCAAAGAAGAGACCTCAGCTCACCTGGAGGTCGAAGACATCCACAAG
- the LOC109984858 gene encoding ankyrin repeat and SOCS box protein 15-like isoform X1, which translates to MNPYEEYGEDELNDYIIQLSIQASCQEAFLKSAASLEAATEENLRVLAAIEQGEVIVLRQMLKQTFAFVEPDSDGWLPLHRAASQPVLEVLETVLRLASQGLSLEEKTAVGGETPLTLAVKAGLVQHVKSLLVHGASPHNTNSKNETPLLLAVRAGSYKMTYMLVAHGAWVEQVCQKKWTAIHEVAKVGNEEILMLLLRNGGRVNHKDVTGVTPLAVAAEQGHFHIAEILLNCGSKVNSQACNGESVLLDAAGSGNTDCIQLLLDNGANPNLPSITGHLPIHKAAYAGHYDALKTLIPLTTKKAIKEAGQSPVHSAAMGGQSRCLELLLACGYDVNYRMSSRNSENYRDMRRSALYFAVSNGDVKCTKTLLAAGAKTDLDPLCCLLVAVRSGRYEIVKLLLAAKADVNCYFTVVSDTVFPTALQYCLKDEVMMRLLLNNGYKVESCFHCHHDDGFDALDEGEQKIPFCEFMSLCCVMHLSGIVVRTLLDYVSHVHICSKLRVLLEKQAEWTEICDILSSPRSLRHLCRLEIRRRLTLKRLNKPEIMNSHVFPPRLKSFILYQELDLYSQDPESIM; encoded by the exons ATGAACCCGTATGAAGAGTATGGTGAAGATGAGCTCAACGACTACATCATCCAGCTCAGTATTCAAGCCTCCTGCCAAGAGGCCTTCCTGAAATCTGCTGCAAG TTTAGAAGCAGCAACAGAGGAAAACCTGAGAGTCCTGGCTGCCATCGAGCAAG GTGAGGTCATAGTGCTCAGACAGATGCTGAAACAAACCTTCGCCTTCGTAGAGCCGGACAGTGATGGCTGGCTTCCCCTCCATCGAGCAGCGTCTCAGCCCGTCCTGGAGGTTCTGGAGACTGTCCTGAGAT tggcATCTCAGGGGCTGAGTCTGGAGGAGAAGACGGCCGTTGGAGGAGAGACGCCGCTGACGCTGGCGGTTAAAGCCGGGCTTGTGCAACACGTGAAGAGCCTGCTGGTGCACGGAGCCTCACCTCACAACACCAACAGCAAGAATGAGACGCCGCTGCTGCTCG CGGTGAGGGCCGGCTCTTACAAGATGACGTACATGCTGGTCGCTCATGGCGCCTGGGTGGAGCAGGTTTGCCAGAAGAAGTGGACGGCGATTCATGAGGTGGCCAAGGTCGGCAATGAGGAAATCCTGATGCTGCTGCTCAGGAACGGCGGGCGGGTGAACCACAAGGATGTGACGGGAGTGACGCCGCTCGCTGTGGCTGCAGAACAAGGACACTTTCACATCGCTGAGATTCTACTGAACTGTG gtAGCAAGGTGAACTCTCAGGCCTGTAATGGTGAAAGCGTCCTGCTGGATGCAGCTGGATCAGGAAACACCGACTGTATTCAGCTGCTTCTGGATAACGGAGCAAACCCCAACCTGCCCAGCATCACGGGACACCTGCCCATCCACAAGGCAGCGTACGCCGGGCACTATGA TGCTCTGAAGACGCTGATTCCTCTGACGACGAAGAAGGCCATCAAAGAGGCGGGTCAGAGCCCGGTCCACTCTGCTGCAATGGGTGGTCAGAGTCGATGTTTGGAGCTCCTGTTGGCCTGCGGCTACGATGTCAACTACCGAATGAGCTCCAGAAACTCTGAAAACTACCGAGATATGAGGAGGAGCGCTTTGTACTTCGCCGTCTCCAATGGGGATGTTAAATGCACCAAAACCCTGTTGGCAGCTGGGGCGAAGACAGACCTGGATCCGCTGTGCTGCCTCCTTGTGGCGGTCAGGTCGGGGCGGTATGAGATTGTGAAGCTGCTGCTGGCGGCCAAAGCAGACGTGAACTGTTACTTCACGGTGGTTAGCGACACGGTGTTTCCTACAGCGTTGCAGTACTGCCTGAAGGACGAGGTGATGATGAGGCTGCTGCTCAATAACGGATACAAGGTTGAAAGTTGTTTTCACTGTCACCATGACGATGGTTTCGATGCCTTGGATGAGGGGGAGCAGAAAATTCCA TTCTGTGAGTTCATGAGCCTCTGCTGTGTCATGCATCTGTCCGGGATCGTTGTCCGGACTCTGCTGGACTACGTGAGCCACGTCCACATTTGCTCCAAACTCAGAGTCCTGCTGGAGAAACAGGCAGAGTGGACTGAAATATGCGACATCCTCA GCAGTCCTCGCTCCCTCAGGCACCTCTGCAGACTGGAGATCAGGAGGCGTCTGACTCTCAAGAGACTCAACAAGCCTGAAATCATGAACTCACACGTTTTCCCTCCCAGACTGAAGAGCTTCATTCTGTATCAGGAGCTCGACCTCTACAGCCAGGACCCTGAAAGCATCATGTGA